The stretch of DNA CCATGCGGGCGACTAGGCGGGTGTGCTGTTGCTCGGTGATGATTGGGGTCCAGTTTCCTTTGCCGACAACTTCGCCTTGGTGGACCCTGATTCCCGCCAGGGAGGGCTTGCGCAGACTTCGACACATAACCGTGAGCGACGGAGGTACGTAGCCCTCCGTGGTCTGCAGCCACTTGTAGACGGCGTTGTGGGATTCCCCCGCGAGGATGCGCTCTACGCACTCGCGGATGCGTGGGGCCTCTGCGGGGTCTGGTTCCCAGACACCTGGCGATGCGACGCGGTACCCCCACGGGACGCGCCCCGCTGGCCTCCCCGCCTTCGCGCCTGCCCGCTTGCCCCTCAGCGTCCGCACACGGATCTGCTCCGACTCACGTTCGGCGATCAGCGCGTCCAGACCGCCAACGAAACGGTCGTCACCGAGGGTGAGGTCCATGACCCTGCCGCTGTAGGACAGCGGAACACTCAACTCCGCGCATTGGTTCCGGAGCCTGACGAACTCTTCAAGGTCACGGCTGGCACGGGACGCCTCCCACATCACCAGAACGTCGCCCGTTCGAAGATTCTTCTTCAGCCTTTCCCACTCGGGACGCGCCTTGCCGTAGCGACTGGCGCTGAGATTGTTGTCACTAAAGACTTTCCGAACGGGCCATTTCTGGCGCTCGCATTCGGCGCGGCACTCGCGCTCCTGGTCCTCCACGGACCGACCCTCATTCCTGTCATCCGACACGCGGGTGTAGATAACTGCGTTCAAAGGGGCATTCATGCAGGTGAGCATACCCCCCTATACCGACATTGTTGCCGACGACGGTAATCGGTGTCTCGAACATTGCTATTCCTCTCATTCATCTGAGCTGCGACGCGCGTCGCACACCCATTTCCCTCCGCGGGTCCGACAACGGGATCAGGCGGAGTCCGTGGGTTGCGGCCCCTGTGGATGAGTTGCGCGCTGTGGATGAATCGGCCTTAGGTTGATCGACATGACGGTGTGGATCACGCGTAGGCCTGACGCCGAGGTGGCGGCAGAGCTGGACGAAAGCCAGGGCCCACTGGCGGGGATGCGGCTCGCGGTGAAGGACAACGTCGACGCCGCCGGGCTGCCCACCACCGCGGCGTGCCCGGAGTTCGCGTATCAACCCGAACGTGACGCGGCTGCAGTGGCGGCGCTGCAAGCGGCCGGCGCGGTGGTTGTCGGCAAGACGAATCTGGACCAGTTCGCGACCGGCCTCGTCGGCACCCGTTCGCCGTACGGCGCGGTGCCCGACAGCCGCAGGCCCGACTACATCAGCGGCGGTTCCAGTTCGGGCTCGGCGGTCGCCGTCGCGACGGGCGAGGCCGACATCGCGATCGGCACCGACACCGCGGGCTCTGGCCGCGTGCCGGCGGGGTTACAGGGCATCGTCGGAATCAAACCCACGTTCGGCGTGGTGTCGACCCAAGGCGTGGTGCCGGCGTGCGAATCCTATGACTGTGTAACGATTCTCGCGGCCGACCTCGGTTTGGCGAACCGTGCGATGGGTGTGATGGCAGCGGGCGCTGCCGATCGACCGTGGCCTGCCGACGTCCGGTTGGCAGCTCCGCCGAATCCTGTCGTCGCGGTGCCTGCCGAGTTGCCCGGGCTGGACCGGGAGTGGCGTGCCGCGTTCGACGCGGCCGTCGGCAAGCTGACCGACGGGGGTGCGCGTGTCGTCACCGTAGACATCGCACCGTTCCTGGCCGCGGCGAAGCTGCTGTACGACGGCGCGTTGGTAAGCGAACGATACGCTGCGGTAGGCGAATTCATCGATGCACACCCAGACGCCTCCCTGGACCCGACGGTGCGCCGGATCATCACCGCGGCGCGCGACATCCCCGCGCATCGGCTGGTGCGCGACCGTCGCGAGGTCGATCGGTTGCGCAGGGTGGCGATGGCCGAATTGGACGGTGTCGATGCGCTGCTGGTGCCGACTGCGCCAATGCATCCACGCATCGACGAGGTGGCCGCTGATCCCGTCGGCGCCAACTCCCGGATGGGCACCTACACCAACTTCTGCAATCTGTTCGACATGTGCGCGGTGGCCGTGCCCGCTGGCACGGCCGGGCAGGCGCAGTTTGGTGTGACCGTGCTAGCGCGGGCCTTCGAGGATGCGGTGGCGCTGGATATCGCTGCATTGCTGTCGGGAGAGCAAGCGCCCGTGGATGTTTGGCCGCTGAGTGTTGCGGATTCTGTCGAGTTGGTGGTGTTCGGTGCGCACCTTCGAGGTGGCGCGCTGGTGCACCAGCTGACAGATCTCGGCGCGCGGTGGGCCGGCGAGCTGACGACGGCGCCGCGATACCGGATGTCCGTGCTGCCGACCGTGCCTGCCAAGCCGGCGGTGACGCGGGCGCCCGATGGCGGCGCCGCGTTGCTTGGACATCGCTGGCTGCTGTCCCCCACCGGGTTGGGCCGGTTCTTGGCTGCGTTGCCGTCGCCGATGCAGCTCGGCAAGGTCGAATTCGACGACGGCACATGGCGAACCGCGTTCGGCTGCGACGCCGCGGCGGCCACCGGGCGGGACATAAGCGAGTACGGAAGCTGGCCGGCAGCGATCGCGGCGGGCGCCGTCTAGCTTGGAGCTCGAGTGTGGACTTATCACACGCTCCTCGCGAAAAAACGTGCATTAACCCCACGCTCGAGCGCTCAGGGATGCGGTCACGTCGAACGGGTGTCCCGCTTGGCCAGCTCTGCCAGCATCGCGTTGTAGGCGGTCAACTCCGCGTCGTCGTCGCGGTCGGCGGCCCGGTCAAGCCGCCTGGCGGTGCGCTGATCGCTGCGCCGCCACTGGATCAACAACGCGATCATCACCAGGACAAGCGGGACTTCGCCTGCCGCCCAAGCGATTCCACCTCCCAGCCGCTGGTCGCCGAGCAGGTCGGTGTGCCAGCTCAGTCCCAGCGACCGATAGAACGTCTCGCCCAGAACGGTCTGCATGCCCATCAGCACCACGCCGAAGAACGCGTGCAGCGGCAACGATGCGAACACCATCGCGACCTTGCCCAGCTGAGGTATCTGTCGAGGCGTCGGGTCGATGCCTATCACCACCCAGTAGAAGAGATATCCGCTGACCAGGAAGTGCACGTTCATCAGCATGTGCGCGGCGTGATTGCTCACCGCAGCGTCGAAAAGTCCGCCGAAATACAGCCCGTAGAAGCCCGCGACGAACACTGTGGTGGCCACGATCGGATGGGTGAGGAACCGCGAGGCCCGCGAATGCAGCGCCGCCAGCAGCCATTCCCGCGGACCCGGCGGCTCGCCCCGCCCCGCGGTCGGTAACGCGCGCAGCGCCAGCGTCACCGGTGCGCCCAACACCAACAGGATCGGCACCAGCATGGACAGCATCATGTGCGCCACCATGTGCATCGAAAACATCGCGGGCATATAGCGGCCCAGGCCCGACGACGTGGTGAACAACAGTGCCGCACAACCACACAGCCACGCCGCCGTGCGCCCAGCCGGCCACGCGTCACCGCGTCCACGCAATCGGCGAACGCCGAACACGTACAGCCCGGCCATGATGATCGCTGCCGTGCCGAAGATGAGGTCGAACCGCCAGTCGAACAGCACCCGCGCCAGCGTCGGCGGCCCGTCGAGGCCGTAGCCGATGGCCACCTCGACGGGACTCGGCTGTGTCAGCAGCGGTGGTGGCGGTGTGCGGCCCAACCCGACCGCGATGCCGAACGTCGCGCCGAAGACGGCCGCCTCGACCAGCGCCAGCCGAATCAGCGGCCCGCGGCTCTGCGGATCGGCCTGAAGTGCGGTAAGCCCACTGCGTCGCTGACGCCAACCGATGACACCGAGTACACCCAACGCGATGACCTTGCCGATCACCAACCAGCCATAGTCACTGCGGAACAGGTCCGAGAGCGGGATCCGCACCAGCGCGTTGACGACACCGCTGAACGCCATCGCCACAAAGCACCATAGCGCCAGCGCGGAAAATCGTCGGGCCGCGAGATCGGCATGCTCCCCTGCGCGCAACATGTGGGCCAGCAGCGCCAGCAGGCCGCCCGCCCACAGCGCGCCCGCGATCAGGTGGATCAGCAGGCTGTTGGTGGCCAGATCGTGCGCGCCACCGGCCGACGAGTGGCCCGTCAGCCCCAGCGGCACGAGACTGGCCAACGCGCCCGCGAGCAGCGCCGGCGTCCACCCCCACCGCAGCACCGGCATGCTGGCCAGCGTCACCGCCGCCGCGATGAACGCCGTCCAGCGCCAGGCGGTGGCGGTGTCGACGACGCTGGCCGCCGACCAGATCTCGAGCGGATTGAGGTTCTCGCCCAGCGGGTGCCCCGAGACGTCCGACACGGTCAGCGGCACCAGCAGCGCGGCGCACACCGTCCACACGGCCGATGCGGCCGTTCCGAGCCGCAGTGCGCGGTAGCCGCTGGCGTCGAGCACCCCGTTGGGCTGCGGCGGCACCAGAAATGCCGCGAACAGAAACGATCCGACCGCCAGCACGGCGGCAATCTCCCCAGCCGCCCGTACGAAAGGCAGGCCATACGTGGTCGCGGGACCCGGGTTCGGCAGCCCCGTCGCGGTCAGCGCATCGGCCAACGACAGCGCACCAATGCCCGCGGCGACGGCGCCGGCCAGCACGGCGACACCAAGCAGCACAGGCCACACAGCACTGCTGCGCACGCTCGGGGCCGCCGTGGTGGTCATCCGACCAGCGTATGGCGTCGGGCTAGGCGCCCTCGCGGCGCAGTGCCCGCCGTCCCACCTCGCGCGCGTAGAACTGCTCGCGTGCGAGCTGCTCGACCCTTTCCATGTCGCCGAGGATGCCGCGCAGTTCGTCACGGAACGCGGTCCGCCGGTCAACCAAATCGGCGGCGGGTTCCAGCAGATGCTGGTCAGCCACGACTTGGCGCGCCGTCGCGAACAGCAGCGCGGACACCGCCTCGTTGGTGCGCACGCGGTTCTGCGCGACGTACTGGTTTCCGAGGCCGAGGGCCTTTTTCGTCAGTTCTTTTTCGCCGATCTCGGCGGGCGCGTCACGCAACGCGTCGGCCACGATTTCGTAAGCCTCGAAGAACGGCCGCAGCATCGCACCGGCGATCAGCGGCTTCTTTGCGCGCAACAACGCGTCGATTTCGGCACCGCCGGCCGTGATCTGGCTCTCCCAGTCTTTGTGCCAGGACATCTCCTCGGCCACATGCTCGCGAAACGCCGCCGAATCCGCGAAGTAGAAGTCGAACTTCAACAGATCCCGCAGCCGCATCGCCTGCGACCAAAAGGCTTCCAGCCGTTCGGATTCCGCCCGAGCGGCATAGGCAAGCGCCAGCTCGACGATGGACGTCTCCAGGAACGCATCGATCAGCGTATTCCGGTAAAACGCGGCCTCGTGCTCGTTTTCCGGCACGATCCGCCACACCGGCTCCCTGCCGCCCTCGACGCACGTGACGGGGTGACCGTTGGACAACGCATCCAGCGCTGCGCGAACGCCGTCCGCCGTGCGAAGCCGCAACGCGCTGTTGGTCATTGGGGCTTGCTTACGCTCCAGGTAGTCCAACGAATCCTGGAGGGTGTGGTGAAGCTGGTCGAGCGTCAGCGCCACACGGCGTGCGGCCAGCAATAGAGCCGACACCAATGCGGTCGCGTTCACGGGTGTCGCCCGCAGAATCCGCCACGACACCTCGAACGCCATCTTTTGCAGCGCAAGCCGTTTGGCGGCTTCATCGGTGGTCATCGGCCCCTGTGGTTCGCCGAGGTACTCGCGCATCGACACCGCTTCGGGGAAGCGAACGTAGATCTTGCCGTAATTACGCTCGCCCTGGGCCTTGATGAACTTGTACATCCACGACAGGCTTTCGGGCGTCTTCTCGCCCCCGCGCGCATACGCGGCGTATTCGGCGGTCTCGTGCAACTGATCGAAGCTGATCGACACCGGCTGTAGCAGGATGTCGTCGCTGCGACCGTCGAGGTAGGCGTCGGCGACGTATGCGAGCAGTCCGAGCTTGGGCGGCAACATCTTTCCGGTGCGTGACCGGGTGCCCTCGATCGACCAGCTGAGGTTGAACCGCTTCTCGACGATGTAGCCGACGAACTGCCGCAGCACGTATTTGTACAGCGGGTCGTCGAGCTTGCGCCGTAGGAAGATGACGCCTGAGTGGCGCATCAGCGGGCCCATGAATCCGAACGACAGGTTGATGCCGGCGAAGGTGTGCACGGGTGGCAGGCGGTTCTCCTGCATCGCCACCGGCACGATCACGCCGTCGAGGTAGGACCGATGCGAGAACAACAGCACCGCGGGATGGTGTTCCAAACCGCGTCGCATCGCTTCGACTTGCGCCCGGTCGTAGTCGATGTTGGGGTCGAAGCCGCGGCTGAAGATGGCACGGCCCAGCGACGGGATCAAGTCGACCGAGAACCGACTCCAGCCGGTGGACAGCTCGTCGAGCATCTCACCGGCTTTGTCGACGGTGGCGCCGGGAATCTTTTCGAGGCCATCGCGAAACCGCGCCGACGCCAGCAGCTCGGGCTTGATCAGCCGCGGCGACTTGTACTCGGGGCCCAGCAGGCGCAGCTCCACGCGCTCGATGGCCAGAATCGCGCGGCGGATAACGAATCTCGCGAATTCCCTTGGATTTTCAGCGACGGTGGTCTCGTGCCACTGCTGACGCAGCTCGGAGACCTTCGCGGGCTCACCGGCCACCACCCTGGCACGCGACGGGTCCTTCCGCAGAATCCGCTGCTGCAGCATCTCGGGCGGGCGGTAGGTGTCGCGACCCGACAGAAACGCGACGATCTTGGATCGCGTTGGCAGGCCACCAGGGACCCAGAAGACACGCACCGGAACAACCGATCGATCCTCGTCGGCGTCCAACTCCTCGACCAGCGACGCCAGCGTTCCCGGCGGCGGGTCGTCGTCGGCCGGTAACCGCAGCACGTCCACATTGGAATCCGGGTGCTCGCGCCGTTGGAGCGCCAGCCAGTCGTTCAGTAGCGCCTCTTCGGCCGGTGACGACACCGATGCGAGCACAAGCGCGTCGTCAGTCGCGGTGAACGGCGCGAACTCATCGGCGGAGATTTTCACGGCCGGCCCTTTGCGGCAGCCCTTTTCGTCGTCTTCTTGGCCGCTGTTTTCTTCGCGGGTTTCTTCTCGGCAGCCTTGGTGGTGGCTTTCGTGACGGTCTTCGTGGCAGTCTTGGCGGCCGCGTTCTTCGCCGGTGTCTTCTTGGCCGGAGTCTTCTTCGCCGCAGCCTTTTTGGCTGGTGACTTCTTTCGCCTGTACAACGCCGGCGTCGGCACCTCGTCGTGCGGCCAGTCCTTCAGAGTGTCCAGATACAGCTGACGGACCTCCGCGATGCGCTCGGCAAGGTTGTCATGGGTCCAGTCGTCGATGGGGATCGGCGGGTAGACGACGACGTCGACGGTGCCGGGGTTGAACGTGCTCGAGTCGCGCGCCGCGATGACCTCCGCGTTGCGAATCACGATGGGCACGATCGGTATTCCGGCCGACATCGCGATGCGGAATGGTCCTTTCTTGAACTCACCGACTTCAGTGGTGTCCAGACGCGTGCCCTCAGGGGCAATGAGGATCGACAGCCCTTTGCGCGCCAGATCCTCGACCTTCTTCAGGCCTTCGACAGCCTTCTTGGGATCGTCACGGTCGATGAATGCGGCGTCCATGATCTTGCCCATGGTGCCGACGATCGGATCGTTCTCCAGCTCTTTTTTGCCGACCGACGTGAAGTTGTCGCTGACCAGCGTGCCGGCGATCATCGGGTCGGCCTGGTTGCGGTGGTTGAAGATGAAGACTGCCGGTCGCTGGGCTGTCAAGTTCTCCTTGCCGAGCACGTTGAGGCTGATCCCGGTTGCGGTCAATAATGTGCGGCCAAACGTCGATGTGAAGAAATTGACCCCGGTGCGTTTGTTGCGGGTCAGCAGACCAAGCCCGAGCGCTCCGGCAGCGATCGGCACCATCGACGCGATGCCCGCGACCGTCCGCAGCTGCGAAACCGGGTTGGCACCACTGCGGCTGGTGAACCGCAGCACCGGCCAGCCGCGCTTGTCGGCCACGGCGGCGAGCTTGCCCGCGGGGTTGGTCGGTCGTGGATTGCCGACGAGGTACATCAGCGCGACGTCCTCGTCGCCGTCGGCGTAGAAGTAGCTTTTCGCCAAGTCGACACCGTTCTTGGCGGCGAATGCCTGTACCGCCCTTGCCTTTCCGGGACCCCAGATGATCGGCGTCAGCACTTCGCCAGTCAGGCAACCGTTCTCGTCGACCTCGAACTTGTTGCTCAACACGTTCTCGATGCCAAGGAACCGCGCGACGGGCTCCACCTGCACCGTCAACGCCGAGGAACTGAGCACGACGGTGTGGCCGCGGGCCATGTGGGCGCGGACCAGTTCACGCATCTCCGGGTAGATGCGACCGACGATCTTCTGCACGAAGAGCCGTTCGGCGAGTTCGTCGATGTCCGCCAACGAGTTCCCCCGCAGCATGCGGGCGCCCTTGCCGATGAGGTCCTCGAACTCGGAGCGGCCGAGTTGGTGGTTGAGGCCTGCCTGAACCATGCCGATGAACTCGCCGACGGACATCTGCCGTCGACGCAGCCGATCCTGCGTCATGATGACGCCGGTGAACCCGGCGACCAGGGTGCCGTCAAGATCGAAGAAGGCCCCGACCTCGGGACCCGGCGGGCTGGCCTCGATCTCGGCGACCGACCCTGGCAGCCGCATCGATCGTGGATTGGGCTGACCGTTGGCCGAAGTCATTGCGCCGCACTTCCGTTGGGTGACACTGGGATGGGTTCAGCGGTGTCGACGGTGAACGTCGCGGGCACGGCCCGACCGTCGCCGCCGAGGGCGAGCACCTCGTCGAAGCCGGCCAGCAGGCAGCGGGCCCACAGGTCGGAGTCGACGATCGACGCGCGGTCATAGCGCGTGCTGATGGTGCAGTAGCCGGCGCGCGAGATCAGCACGACCATCATGGCGACTCCCGGAAGCGGGCCAATGCCGTACTGCCGCAACACCTTCGCACCCGCGATGAACGTGTCGCCGGCATAGACAGGCACGTTGCTGGCTTGGACGTCGGAGTTGACGATCGATCCGGCCATCGACTCGAGCACCGAGTCCGGCATCAGCGTGAGTACCGGCGCGATGGCGCCGACCATGTCGATCGCACGCTCCTCGCGCTTGCGGGTCATCTGCGAGCGGATGTTCTTGATGCGCACCTGCGGGTCCTGCAAGCCGATGGGGGCGGCGAGGTTGACACCGGCAAATCGGTTGCCGCCGGCCGGATCTGCCTCCGAGCGCAGGTTGACCGGCACCGCCATGGGCAGCGCGTCGATCGGCACGCCCTTGGCTTGGTGGTACAAGCGCAGGGCACCGCACAGCCCGGCCAGATATGCATCGTTGATGGACCCGCCACCCGCTTTGGCGGCCTTGTGCAGCGCGCCGAATTCGATGTCGATGGCATCGCTTCGCGACGAGAGACTGCGGCGCCGCAGCACCGGTGACGGTGGGGCGACGGGCCCGACGACGCGGGCGCCGGACATTGCGTACTCGACGACGTCGCCCATCCGCGTTATCGGGTCGCGGACCATCTCGCCGACCACGTGCGCCGCGCCGAACAGCACGCCGCGCACCCGGCCCGCGATGGTGCCGGGCAGCCGGTTAATGCCCTGGCGCATCAAATCATTGGGCGACAGATCCTGGGGAACCGGCAGCGGCGGAGGTGCCTGTGGTGGTGGATCGCGCTCGAGGTCGTAGAGGTTGGCGAACATCTCGACGCCGCCGACGCCGTCGGTCACGGCGTGACTGAGATGCACCAACTGGGCGGCACGGCCACCTTCGAGGCCCTCGACGAGGCTCGCGGTCCAGAGCGGCCGGGAGATGTCGAGCGGCGACTGCGCCGCAATCTCGGCAAGGTCGAACACCTCGCGCATGGTGCCGGGCTCGGGGACCCGCATCCGGCGCACATGGAAGTCGAGATTGAAATCCGGGTCGATCACCCACCGCGGCGCCACGGTCGGCAGCGTCGGCATGACGACCTTCTGCCGAAGCCGCAAGACCTTGCGCGACGCGGAGTCGAATCGCGAGCGGTAGCTCTCCCAGTCCGGGGTCGTGTCCAGCAGCTCGACGGTCATGATGCCCGAGCGGGTGCGCGGATGGGCCTCGCCACGATGCAGTATCTGGTCGAACGCGCTGAGTTCCTCCGGAAGTCCGTCCGCGTCGAGTTCCGGCATGTCGCTCATGCTCGTCGCTCCCCTCCTTAACGCCCAATTGCTGCCACTACGCTAGTCCGCCGCCCGGCACGGTGTGCCCTTATATAGCTGTTGCGAGCCCAGGGTTCCCGGTACCCGCGAGATACACTCACCGACGCTGCCCCCGTAGCTCAGCGGACAGAGCAGCCGCCTTCTAAGCGGTAG from Mycobacterium sp. JS623 encodes:
- a CDS encoding recombinase family protein, which translates into the protein MNAPLNAVIYTRVSDDRNEGRSVEDQERECRAECERQKWPVRKVFSDNNLSASRYGKARPEWERLKKNLRTGDVLVMWEASRASRDLEEFVRLRNQCAELSVPLSYSGRVMDLTLGDDRFVGGLDALIAERESEQIRVRTLRGKRAGAKAGRPAGRVPWGYRVASPGVWEPDPAEAPRIRECVERILAGESHNAVYKWLQTTEGYVPPSLTVMCRSLRKPSLAGIRVHQGEVVGKGNWTPIITEQQHTRLVARMERVRKAHNGRNANPGPEPKHLLSLIARCGKCGEPMAWRRNRHGVPIYGCSKGDSSRLAEPLDKAVEKALFDLLAGINPKEFEDDDPAIAALWAEVERLETELEEWTEKAIAGDVTPTSFGKIEKGLLQRIEDLKEKAIRDDREQIDLADLLANWEDTPMREKRSIIRAFFSITVKPLRQGTKATPDDVDIVPL
- the atzF gene encoding allophanate hydrolase — its product is MTVWITRRPDAEVAAELDESQGPLAGMRLAVKDNVDAAGLPTTAACPEFAYQPERDAAAVAALQAAGAVVVGKTNLDQFATGLVGTRSPYGAVPDSRRPDYISGGSSSGSAVAVATGEADIAIGTDTAGSGRVPAGLQGIVGIKPTFGVVSTQGVVPACESYDCVTILAADLGLANRAMGVMAAGAADRPWPADVRLAAPPNPVVAVPAELPGLDREWRAAFDAAVGKLTDGGARVVTVDIAPFLAAAKLLYDGALVSERYAAVGEFIDAHPDASLDPTVRRIITAARDIPAHRLVRDRREVDRLRRVAMAELDGVDALLVPTAPMHPRIDEVAADPVGANSRMGTYTNFCNLFDMCAVAVPAGTAGQAQFGVTVLARAFEDAVALDIAALLSGEQAPVDVWPLSVADSVELVVFGAHLRGGALVHQLTDLGARWAGELTTAPRYRMSVLPTVPAKPAVTRAPDGGAALLGHRWLLSPTGLGRFLAALPSPMQLGKVEFDDGTWRTAFGCDAAAATGRDISEYGSWPAAIAAGAV
- a CDS encoding cytochrome c oxidase assembly protein, producing the protein MTTTAAPSVRSSAVWPVLLGVAVLAGAVAAGIGALSLADALTATGLPNPGPATTYGLPFVRAAGEIAAVLAVGSFLFAAFLVPPQPNGVLDASGYRALRLGTAASAVWTVCAALLVPLTVSDVSGHPLGENLNPLEIWSAASVVDTATAWRWTAFIAAAVTLASMPVLRWGWTPALLAGALASLVPLGLTGHSSAGGAHDLATNSLLIHLIAGALWAGGLLALLAHMLRAGEHADLAARRFSALALWCFVAMAFSGVVNALVRIPLSDLFRSDYGWLVIGKVIALGVLGVIGWRQRRSGLTALQADPQSRGPLIRLALVEAAVFGATFGIAVGLGRTPPPPLLTQPSPVEVAIGYGLDGPPTLARVLFDWRFDLIFGTAAIIMAGLYVFGVRRLRGRGDAWPAGRTAAWLCGCAALLFTTSSGLGRYMPAMFSMHMVAHMMLSMLVPILLVLGAPVTLALRALPTAGRGEPPGPREWLLAALHSRASRFLTHPIVATTVFVAGFYGLYFGGLFDAAVSNHAAHMLMNVHFLVSGYLFYWVVIGIDPTPRQIPQLGKVAMVFASLPLHAFFGVVLMGMQTVLGETFYRSLGLSWHTDLLGDQRLGGGIAWAAGEVPLVLVMIALLIQWRRSDQRTARRLDRAADRDDDAELTAYNAMLAELAKRDTRST
- a CDS encoding glycerol-3-phosphate 1-O-acyltransferase — encoded protein: MKISADEFAPFTATDDALVLASVSSPAEEALLNDWLALQRREHPDSNVDVLRLPADDDPPPGTLASLVEELDADEDRSVVPVRVFWVPGGLPTRSKIVAFLSGRDTYRPPEMLQQRILRKDPSRARVVAGEPAKVSELRQQWHETTVAENPREFARFVIRRAILAIERVELRLLGPEYKSPRLIKPELLASARFRDGLEKIPGATVDKAGEMLDELSTGWSRFSVDLIPSLGRAIFSRGFDPNIDYDRAQVEAMRRGLEHHPAVLLFSHRSYLDGVIVPVAMQENRLPPVHTFAGINLSFGFMGPLMRHSGVIFLRRKLDDPLYKYVLRQFVGYIVEKRFNLSWSIEGTRSRTGKMLPPKLGLLAYVADAYLDGRSDDILLQPVSISFDQLHETAEYAAYARGGEKTPESLSWMYKFIKAQGERNYGKIYVRFPEAVSMREYLGEPQGPMTTDEAAKRLALQKMAFEVSWRILRATPVNATALVSALLLAARRVALTLDQLHHTLQDSLDYLERKQAPMTNSALRLRTADGVRAALDALSNGHPVTCVEGGREPVWRIVPENEHEAAFYRNTLIDAFLETSIVELALAYAARAESERLEAFWSQAMRLRDLLKFDFYFADSAAFREHVAEEMSWHKDWESQITAGGAEIDALLRAKKPLIAGAMLRPFFEAYEIVADALRDAPAEIGEKELTKKALGLGNQYVAQNRVRTNEAVSALLFATARQVVADQHLLEPAADLVDRRTAFRDELRGILGDMERVEQLAREQFYAREVGRRALRREGA
- a CDS encoding HAD-IB family hydrolase/lysophospholipid acyltransferase family protein, giving the protein MTSANGQPNPRSMRLPGSVAEIEASPPGPEVGAFFDLDGTLVAGFTGVIMTQDRLRRRQMSVGEFIGMVQAGLNHQLGRSEFEDLIGKGARMLRGNSLADIDELAERLFVQKIVGRIYPEMRELVRAHMARGHTVVLSSSALTVQVEPVARFLGIENVLSNKFEVDENGCLTGEVLTPIIWGPGKARAVQAFAAKNGVDLAKSYFYADGDEDVALMYLVGNPRPTNPAGKLAAVADKRGWPVLRFTSRSGANPVSQLRTVAGIASMVPIAAGALGLGLLTRNKRTGVNFFTSTFGRTLLTATGISLNVLGKENLTAQRPAVFIFNHRNQADPMIAGTLVSDNFTSVGKKELENDPIVGTMGKIMDAAFIDRDDPKKAVEGLKKVEDLARKGLSILIAPEGTRLDTTEVGEFKKGPFRIAMSAGIPIVPIVIRNAEVIAARDSSTFNPGTVDVVVYPPIPIDDWTHDNLAERIAEVRQLYLDTLKDWPHDEVPTPALYRRKKSPAKKAAAKKTPAKKTPAKNAAAKTATKTVTKATTKAAEKKPAKKTAAKKTTKRAAAKGRP
- a CDS encoding wax ester/triacylglycerol synthase family O-acyltransferase: MSDMPELDADGLPEELSAFDQILHRGEAHPRTRSGIMTVELLDTTPDWESYRSRFDSASRKVLRLRQKVVMPTLPTVAPRWVIDPDFNLDFHVRRMRVPEPGTMREVFDLAEIAAQSPLDISRPLWTASLVEGLEGGRAAQLVHLSHAVTDGVGGVEMFANLYDLERDPPPQAPPPLPVPQDLSPNDLMRQGINRLPGTIAGRVRGVLFGAAHVVGEMVRDPITRMGDVVEYAMSGARVVGPVAPPSPVLRRRSLSSRSDAIDIEFGALHKAAKAGGGSINDAYLAGLCGALRLYHQAKGVPIDALPMAVPVNLRSEADPAGGNRFAGVNLAAPIGLQDPQVRIKNIRSQMTRKREERAIDMVGAIAPVLTLMPDSVLESMAGSIVNSDVQASNVPVYAGDTFIAGAKVLRQYGIGPLPGVAMMVVLISRAGYCTISTRYDRASIVDSDLWARCLLAGFDEVLALGGDGRAVPATFTVDTAEPIPVSPNGSAAQ